Proteins from a single region of Oncorhynchus tshawytscha isolate Ot180627B linkage group LG03, Otsh_v2.0, whole genome shotgun sequence:
- the LOC112246593 gene encoding nuclear inhibitor of protein phosphatase 1-like: MATIATATNLPSFDCPTWAGKPPPGLHLDVMKGDKMVEKLIIDEKKYYLFGRNPDMCDFTIDHQSCSRVHAALVYHKHLKRVFLIDNNSTHGTFLGHIRLEPNKPQQVPIDSTMSFGASTRAYTIREKPQSQQGTNAATGDSKAGEDEEGSKGLLGLPEEETELENLTEFNTAHNKRISTLTIEEGNLEIQRPKRKRRNSRVTFNEDDEVINPEDIDPSVGRFRNMVQTAVVPIKKQKMERHGSLSMDDVVTRRIHNYTFGGGLYGDLPPTSHEGHHAGAPSGATILGGLPLPFPNPAPEVNLAPDAPQPPVTLNPVPVTGPYPSEVLNEPRKKKYAKEAWPGKKPTPSLLI, encoded by the exons ATGGCGACAATTGCAACTGCTACAAACTTACCATCTTTTGATTGTCCAACATG GGCAGGCAAGCCCCCTCCAGGACTCCATTTGGACGTGATGAAAGGTGACAAAATGGTCGAG AAACTGATCATTGATGAGAAAAAGTACTACTTATTCGGGAGGAACCCGGACATGTGTGACTTCACCATCGACCACCAGTCATGTTCACGCGTGCATGCTGCCCTGGTCTACCACAAGCACCTGAAGAGGGTGTTCCTTATTGATAACAACAGCA CGCATGGTACCTTCCTGGGACACATCCGCCTGGAGCCCAATAAGCCTCAGCAGGTCCCCATAGACTCCACCATGTCGTTTGGGGCGTCCACGCGAGCCTACACCATCCGGGAGAAACCTCAGAGCCAGCAAGGAACCAATGCCGCCACAGGGGACAGCAAGGCCGGAGAGGACGAGGAGGGGTCTAAGGGCCTCTTAGGATTACCAGAGGAGGAGACCGAATTAGAG AACCTGACAGAGTTCAACACGGCCCACAACAAGCGCATCTCCACCCTGACCATCGAGGAGGGCAACCTAGAGATCCAGAGACCCAAGAGGAAGAGGCGGAACTCCAGAGTCACCTTCAACGAGGACGATGAGGTCATCAACCCGG AGGACATTGATCCCTCAGTGGGGCGCTTCAGGAACATGGTGCAGACTGCTGTCGTCCCTATAAAG AAACAGAAAATGGAGAGGCACGGCTCACTTAGTATGGACGACGTTGTGACGAGGCGCATCCACAACTACACCTTCGGCGGAGGCCTTTACGGGGACCTGCCACCCACCAGCCACGAGGGCCACCACGCCGGGGCCCCGAGCGGAGCCACTATCCTGGGGGGTCTCCCTCTGCCCTTCCCCAACCCGGCCCCAGAGGTGAACCTGGCCCCGGACGCCCCCCAGCCACCTGTCACCCTCAACCCTGTCCCCGTTACAGGCCCCTATCCCTCCGAGGTCCTCAACGAGCCCCGCAAGAAAAAGTACGCTAAAGAGGCATGGCCAGGCAAGAAGCCCACCCCCTCCCTACTAATCTAA